A genomic window from Thermodesulfobacteriota bacterium includes:
- a CDS encoding type II toxin-antitoxin system HicA family toxin produces MRRAELLRILAQAGCMLLRHGARHDIYLNPATGQKQPVPRHGEIDDHLARHIRKYLGLNVAE; encoded by the coding sequence GTGAGACGGGCTGAGCTGCTGCGGATTCTGGCGCAGGCCGGATGTATGCTGCTTCGCCATGGGGCACGGCACGACATCTACCTGAACCCGGCCACCGGCCAGAAGCAGCCTGTACCTCGCCACGGCGAGATTGACGACCATCTGGCTCGGCACATCAGGAAGTATCTGGGACTGAACGTGGCCGAGTAA
- a CDS encoding type II toxin-antitoxin system HicB family antitoxin, which yields MERKLTMVFWKGERFWLGKLLEHPEIMSQGETLEELEENLRDAYRLMVMDDVPENYQLKEIAL from the coding sequence ATGGAGCGGAAGCTGACGATGGTCTTTTGGAAGGGCGAACGGTTCTGGCTGGGCAAGCTTCTGGAGCATCCGGAGATCATGAGCCAGGGGGAGACCCTGGAGGAGTTGGAGGAGAACCTGCGGGATGCCTACCGGCTGATGGTCATGGACGACGTCCCAGAGAATTACCAGCTCAAGGAGATTGCGCTGTGA
- a CDS encoding amidohydrolase — MDSHRPEAAADILITGGCLLPVHPGLPAVLHPGYLAITDGRIMSLGPMADCPPALAKAAGRILDARDRLVVPGLVNAHCHAAMTLFRGLADDLPLATWLFEKIFPAEARFMDPEAVAAASRLAAAEMLLAGTTTVADAYFHEDAAAGALADLGLRVVAAQGVIDFPAPGVPDPRENVARARDFLGRWQGRHARVQPALFCHAPYTCSAATLVAAKEAASAAGALWLTHVAETRAEVERWQAEHGMSPLQSLARLGVLDRGSVLVHGVWLDDADIEVLAASGAGLVLCPRSNLKLACGISPLPALLAAGVPVALGTDGAASNNRLDLFSELACCRALHRRAVPAPALLAMATAGGAAVLGLGRWLGALAPGYAADVVIIEAPQPTAGEEEAVCRRRGADVRTVLVGGRVVVEERQLLTGDLAGIAGQVRELARRVQPAP; from the coding sequence ATGGACAGCCATCGACCGGAGGCGGCCGCCGACATCCTCATCACCGGCGGCTGCCTGCTGCCGGTCCACCCCGGGCTGCCGGCGGTGCTCCATCCGGGGTATCTCGCCATCACGGACGGCCGCATCATGAGCCTGGGGCCGATGGCTGACTGCCCGCCGGCCCTGGCAAAGGCTGCCGGCCGGATCCTGGATGCCCGGGACCGGCTGGTCGTGCCCGGCCTGGTCAACGCCCACTGCCACGCCGCCATGACCCTGTTCCGGGGCCTGGCCGATGACCTGCCCCTGGCCACTTGGCTGTTCGAGAAGATCTTTCCCGCCGAGGCCCGGTTCATGGATCCGGAGGCGGTGGCGGCAGCCAGCCGGCTGGCCGCCGCCGAGATGCTGCTGGCGGGCACCACCACGGTCGCCGACGCTTACTTCCACGAGGATGCTGCCGCCGGCGCCCTGGCCGATCTGGGCCTGCGGGTGGTGGCGGCCCAGGGCGTCATCGACTTTCCCGCCCCGGGGGTGCCGGACCCCAGGGAGAACGTGGCCCGGGCCCGGGATTTCCTCGGCCGCTGGCAAGGACGGCACGCCCGGGTGCAGCCGGCGCTTTTCTGCCACGCCCCCTACACCTGCTCCGCCGCCACCCTGGTGGCCGCCAAGGAGGCGGCCTCTGCCGCCGGTGCCCTCTGGCTGACCCACGTGGCCGAGACCCGGGCCGAGGTCGAGCGCTGGCAGGCCGAGCACGGGATGAGCCCCCTCCAGTCCCTGGCCCGCCTGGGGGTGCTGGATCGTGGCTCGGTGCTGGTGCACGGCGTCTGGCTGGATGACGCGGATATCGAGGTCCTGGCAGCCAGCGGCGCCGGGCTCGTGCTGTGCCCGCGGAGCAACCTCAAGCTGGCCTGCGGCATCAGCCCCCTGCCGGCTCTCCTGGCGGCCGGCGTGCCGGTGGCCCTCGGCACCGATGGCGCGGCCAGCAACAACCGGCTCGATCTCTTCTCCGAGCTGGCCTGCTGCCGAGCCTTGCACCGGCGTGCCGTACCGGCGCCGGCGCTTCTGGCCATGGCCACTGCCGGTGGCGCGGCGGTGCTGGGCCTGGGCCGCTGGCTGGGCGCGCTGGCCCCCGGCTACGCCGCTGACGTGGTGATCATCGAGGCGCCGCAGCCCACGGCTGGCGAGGAGGAGGCGGTCTGCCGCCGGCGGGGGGCGGATGTGCGGACCGTGCTGGTGGGTGGCCGGGTGGTGGTGGAGGAGCGCCAGCTCCTGACCGGGGACTTGGCCGGCATCGCGGGCCAGGTCCGGGAGCTGGCCCGCCGGGTGCAGCCGGCGCCCTGA
- the hpt gene encoding hypoxanthine phosphoribosyltransferase, with protein MTDKELVLSESAIAQRVQELGQMITRDYAGRSLVVVGILKGAFIFMADLVRHIDLPLEIDFVRVASYGAGTTSGELRFTKDIEVAVAGRDVLLVEDIVDTGRTVAFLRDIITCHEPSSLRICALIDKKERRDVPCWVDYVGFDVHEGFLVGYGLDCAEQYRNLAAVYHLRGR; from the coding sequence ATGACCGACAAGGAGCTGGTGCTCTCCGAGAGCGCCATTGCCCAGCGGGTGCAGGAGCTGGGCCAGATGATCACCCGGGATTACGCCGGCCGGTCCCTGGTGGTGGTGGGCATCCTGAAGGGCGCCTTCATCTTCATGGCCGACCTGGTGCGCCACATCGACCTGCCCCTGGAGATCGATTTCGTGCGGGTGGCCAGCTATGGCGCCGGCACCACGAGCGGCGAGCTGCGCTTCACCAAGGATATCGAGGTGGCGGTGGCCGGCCGGGACGTCCTCCTGGTGGAAGACATTGTCGATACCGGCCGCACCGTCGCCTTTCTCCGGGACATCATCACCTGTCACGAGCCCAGCTCGCTGCGCATCTGCGCCCTCATTGACAAGAAGGAGCGGCGGGACGTGCCCTGCTGGGTGGACTACGTGGGCTTCGACGTCCACGAAGGCTTCCTGGTGGGCTACGGCCTGGACTGCGCCGAGCAGTATCGCAACCTGGCCGCGGTCTACCACCTCCGGGGCCGGTAG
- the aroC gene encoding chorismate synthase gives MSGNTFGKLFRVTTWGESHGPAVGAVIDGCPPGLPLAATDIQSALERRRPGKGGGESPRQEPDRVEILSGVFEGRTTGTPIALAIANRDARSGAYDQLREVFRPGHGDYSYLKKYGIRDHRGGGRASARETAARVAAGAVAAVLLARHGIEVLAYTVAVGGVATERRLLAEIGENRLFCPDNEAASRMEERIAAVRSQGDSLGGIVEILASNVPAGLGDPVFDKLDATLAHALMSIGAVKGVEIGAGFAVATLTGSQNNDPLTPEGFASNRAGGILAGVSNGDAIVARVAVKPIPSIGQEQRTMTVAGEPTTIRIGGRHDISAIPRIVPVCEAMVRLTLADHLLRQLAIRPTI, from the coding sequence ATGTCCGGCAACACCTTTGGCAAGCTGTTTCGCGTCACCACCTGGGGGGAGTCCCACGGCCCGGCGGTGGGGGCGGTGATCGATGGCTGTCCGCCCGGGCTGCCCCTTGCGGCCACGGACATCCAGTCCGCTCTGGAACGCCGGCGACCCGGCAAGGGCGGCGGGGAGAGCCCCCGCCAGGAGCCGGACCGGGTGGAGATCCTCTCCGGGGTCTTCGAGGGCCGCACCACCGGCACCCCCATCGCCCTGGCCATCGCCAACCGGGACGCCCGGAGCGGCGCCTATGATCAGCTGCGGGAGGTCTTCCGGCCCGGCCACGGCGACTATTCCTATCTCAAGAAATACGGCATCCGGGATCACCGGGGTGGCGGCCGGGCGTCGGCCCGGGAGACTGCGGCCCGGGTGGCGGCCGGGGCGGTGGCCGCGGTGCTGCTGGCCCGTCACGGCATCGAGGTGCTTGCCTACACCGTGGCGGTGGGGGGGGTGGCCACCGAGCGCCGCCTGCTGGCCGAGATCGGGGAGAACCGCCTGTTCTGTCCGGACAATGAGGCCGCCAGCCGCATGGAGGAGCGGATTGCCGCGGTGCGCAGCCAGGGGGACTCCCTGGGCGGCATTGTCGAGATCCTGGCCTCGAACGTGCCGGCCGGGCTGGGGGATCCGGTCTTCGACAAGCTGGACGCCACCCTGGCCCACGCCCTCATGAGCATCGGCGCGGTCAAGGGGGTGGAGATCGGCGCCGGCTTTGCCGTCGCGACCCTGACCGGCTCCCAGAACAACGACCCCTTGACCCCGGAAGGCTTTGCCAGCAACCGGGCCGGCGGCATCCTGGCAGGGGTGTCCAACGGCGACGCCATCGTCGCCCGGGTGGCGGTGAAGCCGATCCCTTCCATCGGCCAGGAGCAGCGCACCATGACCGTAGCCGGCGAGCCCACCACCATCCGCATCGGCGGCCGCCACGACATCTCGGCCATCCCCCGCATCGTGCCGGTCTGCGAGGCCATGGTGCGCCTGACCCTGGCGGACCATCTCCTGCGCCAGCTGGCCATCCGGCCGACAATCTGA
- a CDS encoding cytochrome c3 family protein yields the protein MPSLCKAARPSGQLAWRRTLAGVLLAGSCVAASPASSRVSGVCANCHTMHNSQAGQPVAAAGTGAGWDASGRLAGPAGGPVESLLISDCVGCHSSTTSETIIQVGGVRIPVVYNTVPPVNPLAGGNFHWVVANGDGYGHNVRGIAGEDQVLAVAPGKLGGCNNSCHDSLAREPGSSQYNNGGGCKGCHYQVFHHQDNDRYRFLVGHQTGDCYVTGVEDADWEQVADGSHNLQHGHDRDASPGALGLARTQSISSYCGGCHGLFHDSTRIRGAGDTWLRHPTDILLPEVGEYAAYNPVTDSSTEAPVAWLDPTQPRRTEAVVSCLSCHRPHGSDQPDLLRWDYASMAEGTGCFTCHTDKD from the coding sequence ATGCCTTCCTTGTGCAAAGCGGCCCGGCCATCAGGCCAGCTGGCTTGGCGCCGGACGCTGGCCGGCGTGCTCCTGGCCGGCAGCTGTGTGGCAGCCAGCCCGGCCAGCAGCCGGGTGAGCGGCGTCTGCGCCAATTGCCACACCATGCACAACTCCCAGGCCGGTCAGCCGGTGGCGGCGGCAGGAACCGGCGCCGGCTGGGATGCCAGCGGTCGCCTGGCCGGCCCCGCCGGCGGGCCGGTGGAGTCCCTGCTCATCAGCGACTGCGTCGGCTGCCACTCCTCGACGACCTCGGAGACCATCATCCAGGTGGGCGGGGTCCGCATCCCGGTGGTCTATAACACGGTGCCGCCCGTCAACCCCCTGGCCGGAGGCAACTTCCACTGGGTGGTCGCCAACGGGGACGGGTACGGCCACAACGTCCGCGGCATCGCCGGCGAGGACCAGGTCCTGGCGGTGGCGCCGGGGAAGCTCGGCGGCTGCAACAACTCCTGCCATGACAGCCTGGCCCGGGAGCCCGGCTCCAGCCAATACAACAATGGTGGCGGCTGCAAGGGCTGCCACTACCAGGTCTTCCACCACCAGGACAACGATCGCTACCGGTTCCTGGTGGGGCACCAGACCGGCGACTGCTACGTGACCGGGGTCGAGGATGCTGACTGGGAGCAGGTGGCCGATGGCAGCCACAACCTGCAGCATGGCCATGACCGGGACGCCAGCCCCGGCGCCTTGGGTCTGGCCCGGACCCAGAGCATCAGCAGCTATTGCGGGGGGTGCCACGGCCTGTTCCACGACAGCACCAGAATCCGGGGGGCTGGCGACACCTGGCTGCGCCATCCCACCGACATTCTCTTGCCGGAGGTGGGGGAGTATGCGGCCTACAACCCGGTGACGGATTCCAGCACCGAGGCGCCGGTGGCCTGGCTGGATCCGACCCAGCCGCGCCGCACCGAGGCGGTGGTCTCCTGCCTGTCCTGCCACCGGCCCCACGGCTCGGATCAGCCGGACCTGCTGCGCTGGGACTACGCCAGCATGGCGGAAGGCACCGGCTGCTTCACCTGCCACACCGACAAGGATTAG
- a CDS encoding shikimate kinase: protein MKIILVGYRACGKTTVGRLVARRLGLDFVDLDREIEASCGCSIRELVAAQGWETFRARERELLARSIGRENLVLATGGGAILHQEVWPRLMASGLVIWLDASHETIVGRLQRDAATAGQRPSLTGAGVAEEVAAVLAVRTPLYQAGCHLRLDTDGLPVAAIVDRIVAVASSWPAATVP, encoded by the coding sequence GTGAAGATCATCCTTGTTGGCTACCGGGCCTGTGGCAAGACCACCGTCGGCCGCCTGGTGGCCCGGCGCCTGGGCCTGGACTTTGTGGATCTGGACCGGGAGATCGAGGCCTCCTGCGGCTGCTCGATCCGGGAGCTGGTGGCGGCCCAGGGCTGGGAGACCTTCCGGGCCCGGGAACGGGAGCTCTTGGCCCGGAGCATCGGCCGGGAGAACCTGGTTCTCGCCACCGGCGGCGGTGCCATCCTGCACCAGGAGGTCTGGCCGCGGCTCATGGCCTCCGGTCTGGTGATCTGGCTGGACGCCAGCCACGAGACCATCGTCGGCCGCCTGCAGCGGGATGCCGCCACCGCCGGCCAGCGGCCATCCCTGACCGGGGCCGGCGTGGCCGAGGAGGTGGCGGCGGTGCTGGCCGTCCGTACGCCTCTCTACCAGGCCGGCTGCCACCTGCGCCTCGATACCGACGGCCTGCCGGTGGCGGCGATTGTCGACCGCATCGTGGCCGTGGCCAGCTCCTGGCCAGCCGCAACAGTCCCGTGA
- the bioA gene encoding adenosylmethionine--8-amino-7-oxononanoate transaminase, whose amino-acid sequence MARDLLAKDRRFLWHPYTQMQDLETVPPLVVDRALGLFLYDPQGRPYFDAISSWWCILHGHNHPHIRQAVARQLERLPHTLLAGVTHEPAVLLAEQLVAITPPRLTRVFFSDNGSTACEVAIKMALQYRQLTGQGERRELVALARGYHGDTIGTMGLGGVPEFHAAFSDLTLPVHRLPSPDCYRCPAGERGPECSLACLAPFAELLAARGERLAAVILEPLIQAAGGMIIHPPRYLARLVAMARQGGLHVILDEVATGFGRTGRMFALEHAGVEPDLLCLSKGLTAGFLPMGATLASEEIYQAFYGDYRENRTFYHGHTYTGNPLAARAALASLEVFAAEGSLARLAGSIPHLAARVERFRELPWVGDVRQLGMIVAMELVKDRATREPFSFADRVGWAIHRQGLAAGLFIRPLGHVVYLWLPISTTWSEIDAITDRLYAILADPTNISGWPGGGRP is encoded by the coding sequence ATGGCCCGCGATCTCCTGGCCAAGGATCGCCGTTTCCTCTGGCACCCCTACACCCAGATGCAGGACCTGGAGACCGTGCCGCCCCTGGTGGTGGACCGGGCCTTGGGGCTCTTTCTCTACGACCCCCAAGGCCGGCCCTATTTCGATGCCATCTCCTCCTGGTGGTGCATCCTGCACGGCCACAACCATCCCCATATCCGCCAGGCGGTGGCCCGGCAGCTGGAGCGGCTGCCCCATACCCTCTTGGCCGGGGTCACCCACGAGCCGGCGGTGCTGCTGGCCGAGCAGCTGGTGGCCATCACCCCGCCCCGGCTCACCCGGGTCTTCTTTTCGGACAACGGCTCCACCGCCTGCGAGGTGGCCATCAAGATGGCCCTCCAGTACCGGCAGCTCACCGGCCAGGGCGAGCGGCGGGAGCTGGTCGCCCTGGCCCGGGGCTACCACGGGGACACCATCGGCACCATGGGCCTGGGCGGTGTGCCGGAGTTCCATGCCGCGTTCAGCGACCTGACCCTGCCGGTCCACCGCCTCCCCTCCCCCGACTGCTACCGTTGCCCGGCCGGCGAGCGCGGGCCGGAGTGCTCCCTGGCCTGCCTGGCCCCCTTTGCCGAGCTGCTGGCGGCCCGGGGCGAACGACTGGCGGCGGTCATCCTGGAGCCTCTGATCCAGGCGGCTGGCGGCATGATCATCCACCCGCCCCGCTATCTGGCGCGGCTGGTGGCCATGGCCCGGCAGGGGGGCCTGCACGTCATCCTGGACGAGGTGGCCACCGGCTTCGGCCGCACCGGCCGCATGTTCGCCCTGGAGCACGCCGGGGTGGAGCCGGACCTCCTGTGCCTGTCCAAGGGTCTCACCGCCGGCTTCCTGCCCATGGGCGCGACCCTGGCCAGCGAGGAGATCTACCAGGCCTTCTACGGGGATTACCGGGAAAACCGCACCTTCTACCACGGCCACACCTATACCGGCAATCCCCTGGCCGCCCGGGCGGCCCTGGCCTCCCTGGAGGTCTTTGCCGCCGAGGGCTCCCTGGCCCGGCTGGCCGGCAGCATCCCCCACCTGGCCGCCCGGGTGGAGCGGTTCCGGGAGCTGCCCTGGGTGGGGGATGTCCGGCAGCTGGGCATGATCGTGGCCATGGAGCTGGTCAAGGACCGGGCCACCAGGGAGCCCTTCAGCTTTGCCGACCGGGTGGGCTGGGCCATCCATCGCCAGGGCCTGGCCGCCGGCCTCTTCATCCGGCCGCTGGGCCATGTCGTCTACCTGTGGCTGCCCATCTCCACCACCTGGTCGGAGATCGATGCCATCACCGACCGGCTCTACGCCATCCTGGCCGACCCCACCAACATCAGCGGCTGGCCGGGCGGCGGCCGTCCTTGA
- a CDS encoding diguanylate cyclase, whose translation MSFDPNAVSLRVKILASLFVALGLSMAASLYGIWSFERGKLIEISRNQAVQAGLTIRSALRHAMLQHNTEAITSSIEEIARGTLLSHICVLDANGRIVFSSEPQLRGQVLDLAKEPECLACHTDGERHVSQRTALLNVHDRPTLRNILPIANEPACHGCHAPDRRTLGVFMFDSSLAPFDAVLRQTASRLLLTGLLTLAGIFVLISTIVTRFITRPVRGLLDGFERLGNGQFGHWLELGGSREFADISTAFNVMSRAVGRYLGEVRAKAKEIATLYTIVQRMSRSIEWKQVKEVVVSLLTEILDADSVVLVIPIEKRPNHFAVYWREEGQRLFRRDYSPDAPHAPHPALSRQEFRRWLDERFTSPVFLAGHTRVLIPLLFKDTQFGLIAVAKKPGQEFVAAEMKLVAAVTQHVSIAFTNARLYDMAITDSLTSLYTKRYLMTKLHDLVHRFQRLPEDGFCLLMLDLDHFKEVNDTFGHQVGDQLLVQMARLIQSNVRHEDIPCRYGGEEFVILIPGKGLEESLGVAERLRSQVEGYTFAGPDLTCIQRTVSIGVACCPGHGTTADALIAAADAALYTAKRDGRNLVRVPSEAPQAG comes from the coding sequence GTGTCCTTCGATCCCAATGCCGTGTCCTTGCGGGTCAAGATCCTGGCCAGCCTCTTCGTTGCCCTGGGGCTGTCCATGGCGGCGAGCCTGTACGGCATCTGGAGCTTCGAGCGGGGCAAGCTCATCGAGATCAGCCGCAACCAGGCGGTGCAGGCCGGGCTCACCATCCGGTCGGCCCTGCGCCATGCCATGCTCCAGCACAACACCGAGGCGATCACCAGCTCCATCGAAGAGATCGCCCGGGGCACCCTGCTTTCCCATATCTGCGTGCTGGACGCCAACGGCCGCATTGTCTTCTCCAGCGAGCCGCAGCTGCGGGGACAGGTCCTGGACCTGGCGAAGGAGCCGGAATGCCTGGCCTGCCACACGGACGGGGAGCGGCACGTCAGCCAGCGCACGGCGCTGCTCAATGTCCACGACCGGCCCACCCTGCGCAACATCCTGCCCATCGCCAACGAGCCGGCCTGCCATGGCTGCCACGCCCCGGACCGGCGAACCCTGGGCGTGTTCATGTTCGACTCCTCCCTGGCGCCCTTCGATGCCGTCCTCCGCCAGACCGCCAGCCGTCTGCTCCTCACCGGTCTGCTCACCCTGGCCGGGATCTTTGTCCTCATCTCCACCATCGTCACCCGGTTCATCACCCGGCCGGTGCGGGGCCTCCTGGACGGCTTCGAGCGGCTGGGCAACGGCCAGTTCGGCCACTGGCTGGAGCTGGGCGGCAGCCGCGAGTTCGCCGACATCAGCACCGCCTTCAACGTCATGAGCCGGGCGGTGGGCCGCTATCTGGGCGAGGTGCGGGCCAAGGCCAAGGAGATCGCCACCCTGTACACCATCGTCCAGCGCATGAGCCGCAGCATCGAGTGGAAGCAGGTCAAGGAGGTGGTGGTCTCCCTGCTCACCGAGATCCTGGATGCCGACAGCGTGGTGCTGGTGATCCCCATCGAAAAGAGGCCCAATCACTTCGCCGTCTACTGGCGGGAAGAGGGCCAGCGGCTGTTCCGCCGGGACTACTCGCCGGACGCCCCCCACGCCCCGCATCCCGCCCTCTCCCGGCAGGAGTTCCGCCGCTGGCTCGACGAGCGCTTCACCAGCCCGGTGTTCCTGGCCGGCCACACCCGGGTCCTGATCCCCTTGCTGTTCAAAGACACCCAGTTCGGACTCATCGCGGTGGCCAAGAAGCCGGGCCAGGAGTTCGTGGCGGCCGAGATGAAGCTGGTGGCCGCGGTCACCCAGCACGTCTCCATCGCCTTCACCAACGCCCGCCTCTACGACATGGCGATCACGGACAGCCTGACCAGCCTCTACACCAAGCGCTATCTGATGACCAAGCTGCACGACCTGGTGCACCGCTTCCAGCGCCTGCCCGAGGATGGCTTCTGCCTTCTGATGCTGGATCTTGACCACTTCAAGGAGGTGAACGACACCTTCGGCCATCAGGTGGGCGACCAGCTGCTGGTGCAGATGGCCCGGCTCATCCAGAGCAATGTCCGGCACGAGGACATCCCCTGCCGGTATGGGGGCGAGGAGTTCGTGATCCTGATTCCCGGCAAGGGACTGGAGGAGTCCCTGGGGGTGGCGGAGCGGCTGCGCAGCCAGGTGGAGGGGTATACCTTCGCCGGCCCGGACCTCACCTGCATCCAGCGCACGGTGAGCATCGGTGTCGCCTGCTGCCCCGGCCATGGGACCACGGCCGACGCCCTCATCGCCGCAGCGGATGCGGCCCTCTACACCGCCAAGCGGGACGGTCGCAACCTGGTGCGGGTCCCGTCTGAAGCGCCCCAGGCCGGATAA
- a CDS encoding protein-L-isoaspartate(D-aspartate) O-methyltransferase, producing the protein MPVSGAGLDYEKARQRMVEEQLRPRHITDPRVLAAMGEIPRHLFVEEALQARAYGDFPLPIGEGQTISQPYIVALMTQALELAGPETVLEIGTGSGYQAAILSRLCHKVYTVERLRPLFFQARRLFDSQRYTNIVCKLDDGTLGWPEYAPFDAIIVTAAGPEVPAPLLAQLADPGRLVIPVGDRWSQALVVVTKESGRIRKRTIESVRFVSLVGAHGWQD; encoded by the coding sequence ATCCCCGTGAGCGGTGCCGGCCTGGACTACGAGAAGGCGCGGCAGCGCATGGTGGAGGAGCAGCTGCGGCCCCGCCACATCACCGACCCCCGGGTGCTGGCGGCCATGGGGGAGATCCCCCGCCACCTGTTCGTGGAGGAGGCCCTGCAGGCCCGGGCCTACGGCGACTTCCCGCTGCCGATCGGCGAGGGCCAGACCATCTCCCAGCCCTACATCGTGGCCCTCATGACCCAGGCCCTGGAGCTGGCCGGCCCGGAGACGGTGCTGGAGATCGGCACCGGCTCCGGCTACCAGGCGGCCATCCTCTCCCGCCTCTGCCACAAGGTCTACACCGTCGAGCGGCTCCGGCCCCTTTTTTTCCAGGCCCGGCGGCTCTTCGACAGCCAGCGCTACACCAACATCGTCTGCAAGCTCGATGACGGCACCCTGGGCTGGCCGGAGTATGCCCCCTTCGACGCCATCATCGTCACCGCGGCCGGTCCCGAGGTCCCGGCCCCGCTGCTGGCGCAGCTGGCGGACCCCGGGCGGCTGGTCATCCCGGTGGGCGACCGCTGGAGCCAGGCCCTGGTGGTGGTGACGAAGGAGTCCGGCCGGATCAGAAAGCGCACCATCGAGAGCGTTCGCTTCGTCAGCCTGGTGGGCGCCCACGGCTGGCAGGACTGA
- a CDS encoding glycogen/starch synthase — MPKTSHAAEAIWMVSREYDRLAGAGGVKDVARQLAEALVRTGRQVTVVLPAYGFLEPAAAGFAPAGDPFAVDMPYVGVERREKVQLWAAVRQGVRLLLVEADRFREKHSVYTYTAEEEAKDPFHRQGSGHYDYFAMNVLLQKACLAALLREGVRPAVIHAHDGHTAILPAMMRELEGFRHWLRDTGALVTIHNAGLGYHQEVDDLPFAQTICGLPGRLILRHQLHGRFDPFLAAADYAVMTTVSENYARELQETDQDRLTGWLGHTLAERGVRITGVTNGISPADYDPSRPQQHGLAAAFDAGRGDLAGKAICRQTLVDRLAAGATPGLDQTGFLASRPGQPLFTLISRFMAQKGVDLLVAALADLLPRDPDFQVLILGSGAKDLETALMQLAADPANQGRLCLLRGFSATLADQIYAAGDFFLVPSRYEPCGLTDFIAQLFGNLPVVHHVGGLVKVVDGETGLAFHEPTAAALTAAMERALALFRSQPQAIRAMQQAAVRRIHDRHTWDRVVSRYLDLYQRARPR; from the coding sequence ATGCCCAAGACAAGCCACGCCGCTGAAGCCATCTGGATGGTCAGCCGGGAATACGACCGCCTGGCCGGCGCCGGCGGGGTCAAGGATGTGGCCCGGCAGCTGGCCGAGGCCCTGGTGCGGACCGGTCGCCAGGTCACCGTGGTGCTGCCTGCCTACGGCTTCCTGGAGCCGGCCGCCGCCGGCTTTGCGCCGGCAGGCGATCCTTTTGCGGTGGACATGCCCTATGTGGGCGTGGAGCGGCGGGAGAAGGTGCAGCTGTGGGCGGCCGTCCGCCAGGGGGTGCGGCTGCTCCTGGTGGAGGCCGACCGCTTCCGGGAGAAGCATTCGGTCTACACATACACCGCCGAGGAGGAGGCAAAAGACCCCTTCCACCGCCAGGGCAGCGGCCACTACGACTACTTCGCCATGAACGTGCTCCTCCAGAAGGCCTGCCTGGCCGCCCTCCTCCGGGAAGGGGTACGGCCAGCGGTCATCCATGCCCATGACGGTCACACCGCCATCCTGCCAGCGATGATGCGGGAGCTGGAGGGCTTTCGCCACTGGCTCCGGGATACCGGCGCCCTGGTCACCATCCACAACGCCGGCCTGGGCTACCACCAGGAGGTGGACGATCTGCCCTTTGCCCAGACCATCTGCGGCTTGCCAGGCCGGCTCATCCTCCGCCACCAGCTGCACGGCCGCTTCGATCCCTTCCTGGCTGCCGCCGACTACGCGGTGATGACCACGGTGAGCGAAAACTATGCCCGGGAGCTCCAGGAAACGGATCAGGACCGCCTCACCGGCTGGCTGGGCCACACCCTGGCCGAGCGGGGCGTCCGCATCACCGGGGTCACCAACGGCATCAGCCCGGCGGACTACGATCCCAGTCGGCCGCAGCAGCACGGCCTGGCGGCGGCCTTCGATGCCGGCCGCGGGGATCTGGCCGGCAAAGCGATCTGCCGCCAGACCCTGGTGGACCGCCTCGCTGCCGGTGCCACCCCGGGCCTCGACCAGACCGGCTTTCTGGCCTCCCGGCCCGGCCAGCCGCTTTTCACCCTCATCAGCCGTTTCATGGCCCAGAAGGGGGTGGATCTCCTGGTGGCGGCCCTGGCCGATCTCCTGCCCCGGGACCCGGACTTCCAGGTTCTCATCCTGGGCTCGGGCGCCAAGGATCTGGAGACCGCCCTGATGCAGCTGGCGGCCGACCCGGCCAATCAGGGCCGGCTCTGCCTGCTGCGGGGCTTCTCCGCCACCCTGGCCGACCAGATCTACGCGGCCGGCGACTTCTTCCTCGTCCCTTCCCGCTACGAGCCCTGCGGCCTCACCGACTTCATCGCCCAGCTTTTCGGCAATCTGCCGGTGGTGCACCATGTGGGCGGCCTGGTGAAGGTGGTGGATGGCGAAACCGGACTGGCCTTCCACGAGCCGACCGCCGCGGCCCTGACCGCGGCCATGGAGCGGGCCCTGGCCCTGTTCCGGAGCCAGCCCCAGGCCATCCGCGCCATGCAGCAGGCCGCGGTGCGCCGCATCCATGACCGGCATACCTGGGATCGGGTGGTGAGCCGCTATCTCGACCTCTACCAGCGCGCGCGCCCGCGCTGA